From one Acidobacteriota bacterium genomic stretch:
- a CDS encoding RNB domain-containing ribonuclease yields MSGHPYKYTDRELIGRIERSAGQRAGYKQLIRELGLGGGRERRLLLEQLARITARGALVKIDGDHWSLPSAIPERTARTAGLHPTRDRLVAGRIDLHRDGYAFVRPNGSANRDDDLFIPPNELNGAMQGDEVLVDEAPRGRDGRRSGRVARVLTRRNPTVVGIFHYARSHRRSPWENLPLAKGNYVMPFDERMTQPILIVEGDEVVPESAVSPHRVLGEEAEEQKRKWTAEENPLTPLEGLAVDVEITDYPSPGRPARGRVIEVLGPPDAFGVDVEIVIRKHHLPHVFPANVLAEAADSAKQTVATLAPDELAKRRDFRGLPIVTIDGETARDFDDAVYVEPLKNGNWQLQVHIADVSHYVTPGTSLDLEARLRATSVYFPDRAIPMLPNDLSSGMCSLRPDEDRLVMSCLMEIDPRGEIVGFEVCEGIIRSARRMTYTQVQAILDGDEPTRAEFGELTAEFDRMHDLALRLNAKRKRRGSIDFDLPEPVVQFDPEGNMKAIVRSERGWSNRLIEEFMLSANECVAHWIEAQGIPGIYRIHETPDPKRIVEFEETAAQFGYTLGFSSLSVKRVQTKGGRRDARGSGRAAQTHEVPDAIPVTPQMYQRLTAKIQGKPEERILSYLMLRSLKQARYSEANAGHFALASPSYTHFTSPIRRYPDLIVHRLLRSLLRAGAKQQGFPILSTEPQPWGEKASHGRPGAPSFAQRRVGEQDAQGPLPEDELNAMAAESSQAERRADDAERELIEWKKIRFMQDRVGEDFKGIILSCTKYGFFVELDDIFIEGMVPIASLEDDRYFFRDTDRTIVGGRNGRVFKIGQHVHVLLDRIDRQARRLQFALMPEEYANAAAPRSLRQSKKEKDAAHTSPDRSGKPKKGKAKNRVRNKKAKGKRR; encoded by the coding sequence GCCTGCCCTCTGCAATACCCGAGCGCACTGCACGAACTGCGGGTCTTCATCCCACCCGCGACCGCCTCGTCGCCGGACGCATCGACCTGCACCGCGACGGTTACGCTTTCGTCCGTCCCAACGGAAGCGCGAACCGCGACGACGACCTCTTCATCCCTCCGAACGAGCTGAACGGAGCGATGCAGGGCGACGAAGTGCTGGTCGATGAAGCTCCGCGCGGACGTGACGGGCGCCGCTCCGGCCGCGTCGCCCGCGTCCTCACGCGCCGCAACCCAACCGTCGTAGGCATCTTCCACTACGCGCGTTCGCACCGACGCAGCCCATGGGAGAACCTTCCGCTGGCCAAAGGCAACTACGTCATGCCCTTCGACGAACGCATGACGCAGCCCATCCTCATCGTAGAGGGCGACGAGGTGGTGCCTGAGTCTGCGGTCTCGCCGCATCGCGTGCTCGGCGAAGAGGCCGAGGAGCAGAAGCGTAAGTGGACCGCCGAAGAGAATCCGCTTACTCCGCTCGAAGGTCTCGCCGTCGACGTCGAAATTACCGACTACCCCTCGCCTGGCCGTCCGGCGCGCGGCCGCGTCATCGAGGTACTCGGACCACCGGATGCATTTGGTGTCGACGTCGAGATCGTCATCCGCAAGCACCATCTGCCGCACGTCTTTCCTGCGAACGTCCTTGCCGAAGCGGCAGACTCCGCGAAGCAGACCGTCGCGACGCTTGCGCCCGATGAGTTGGCGAAGCGTCGTGACTTCCGCGGCCTGCCTATCGTCACCATCGACGGCGAGACGGCGCGCGACTTCGACGACGCCGTCTACGTCGAGCCGCTCAAGAACGGCAACTGGCAGCTTCAGGTGCACATCGCAGACGTCAGTCATTACGTGACTCCCGGAACGTCGCTCGATCTCGAGGCACGACTGCGCGCGACGTCGGTCTACTTTCCCGATCGTGCGATTCCGATGCTGCCCAACGATCTATCGAGCGGCATGTGCAGCCTGCGTCCCGATGAAGATCGACTGGTGATGAGCTGCCTCATGGAGATCGACCCGCGCGGCGAGATCGTCGGCTTCGAGGTCTGCGAGGGCATCATTCGCAGCGCCCGGCGCATGACGTACACGCAGGTGCAGGCCATCCTCGACGGCGATGAGCCGACGCGCGCAGAGTTCGGTGAACTCACGGCGGAGTTCGATCGCATGCACGACCTTGCGCTGCGCCTGAACGCCAAGCGCAAGCGTCGCGGCTCCATCGACTTCGACCTGCCCGAGCCAGTGGTGCAGTTCGACCCCGAGGGCAACATGAAGGCCATCGTCCGCTCCGAGCGCGGGTGGTCGAACCGGCTGATCGAAGAGTTCATGCTCTCAGCCAACGAGTGCGTCGCGCACTGGATTGAAGCGCAGGGAATTCCGGGTATCTACCGTATCCATGAGACGCCGGATCCGAAGCGCATCGTCGAGTTCGAGGAGACCGCCGCGCAGTTTGGCTACACGCTCGGTTTCTCAAGTCTGTCCGTCAAGCGCGTGCAGACGAAGGGCGGCCGTCGCGATGCGCGAGGTTCCGGCAGGGCAGCGCAGACGCACGAGGTCCCCGACGCGATTCCTGTCACGCCGCAGATGTATCAGCGGCTGACGGCGAAGATTCAGGGCAAGCCCGAGGAACGCATCCTCTCGTACCTGATGCTGCGCTCGCTCAAGCAGGCGCGTTACAGCGAGGCGAACGCCGGACACTTCGCGCTGGCCTCGCCCAGCTACACGCACTTCACCTCGCCGATCCGCCGCTATCCCGACCTGATCGTTCATCGCCTGCTGCGCTCGCTGCTTCGCGCAGGCGCGAAGCAGCAGGGATTTCCGATCCTCAGCACCGAGCCGCAGCCCTGGGGAGAGAAGGCCAGCCATGGACGTCCGGGTGCCCCATCCTTCGCGCAGCGAAGGGTGGGAGAGCAGGACGCTCAAGGCCCGCTGCCGGAAGACGAGCTCAACGCGATGGCCGCCGAATCGAGCCAGGCCGAGCGCCGCGCCGACGACGCCGAGCGCGAGTTGATCGAGTGGAAGAAGATCCGCTTCATGCAGGACCGCGTGGGCGAGGACTTCAAGGGCATCATCCTCTCGTGCACGAAGTACGGCTTCTTCGTGGAGCTCGACGATATCTTCATCGAGGGCATGGTGCCGATCGCCAGCCTCGAGGACGACCGCTACTTCTTCCGCGATACCGATCGCACGATCGTCGGCGGCCGCAACGGGCGCGTCTTCAAGATCGGTCAGCACGTCCACGTTCTGCTCGACCGCATCGACCGCCAGGCACGGCGGCTTCAGTTCGCGCTGATGCCCGAGGAGTACGCGAACGCAGCCGCGCCACGTTCGCTGCGCCAGTCCAAGAAAGAAAAGGACGCAGCGCATACAAGCCCCGACCGCTCCGGCAAACCGAAGAAGGGGAAGGCGAAAAACCGCGTTCGCAACAAGAAGGCGAAGGGAAAACGCCGCTAG
- a CDS encoding DUF5009 domain-containing protein — protein MTTTAQAPRVASIDVFRGLTMIVMIFVNDLASIKGLPWWTYHAPTRVDAMTYVDMVFPAFLFILGMAIPLATEQRLRKDPSVLRMWFHILLRSASLLVLGLILTNASAGDPALMHIGTRVWAIVALLGAMLFLMVYPRTEKYQRLFTILRYTGLAVVIVMFAVFRRTTRDGNVAWIRTAYPEILGLLAFAYFCVCLLYVPTRRWRWASLTWFVLLTAFCAACTARWITFPSHMSIYTWPLGNGSSASLAMAGVATSIIFVGPHSTRWPSFSDKAKLALPFAAATLLAGWLLTPLGISKNRATPTWCLYSVGCFVLIFTLLYWICDVKRRTRWAAFTHAPGANTLLTYLLPDLWYFVVGALGITWFQNHFAWGIPGVIRATIFTAVMVAIAALFTRWKLRLQL, from the coding sequence ATGACAACCACCGCGCAGGCGCCGCGCGTCGCCTCGATCGACGTCTTTCGCGGCCTCACGATGATCGTCATGATCTTCGTCAACGATCTTGCATCGATCAAGGGCCTGCCCTGGTGGACCTATCACGCGCCGACGCGCGTCGACGCCATGACCTACGTCGACATGGTCTTCCCCGCCTTCCTCTTCATCCTCGGCATGGCCATCCCGCTGGCGACGGAGCAGAGGCTGCGCAAAGACCCCTCCGTGCTGCGCATGTGGTTTCACATTCTCCTGCGGTCCGCGTCGCTGCTGGTGCTTGGCCTCATCCTCACCAACGCCAGCGCAGGCGATCCCGCATTGATGCACATCGGCACAAGGGTATGGGCCATTGTTGCGCTGCTCGGCGCGATGCTCTTCCTCATGGTGTATCCGCGGACGGAGAAGTATCAGCGCCTCTTCACCATCCTGCGCTACACAGGGCTGGCCGTCGTCATCGTCATGTTCGCGGTCTTCCGCCGCACCACAAGGGACGGCAACGTGGCATGGATCAGAACGGCGTACCCGGAGATCCTCGGTCTACTGGCGTTCGCTTACTTCTGCGTCTGCCTGCTGTATGTGCCGACTCGCCGGTGGCGATGGGCCTCCCTGACATGGTTTGTCCTGCTCACTGCATTCTGTGCCGCATGTACGGCAAGGTGGATCACCTTTCCTTCGCACATGTCCATCTACACATGGCCTCTTGGCAATGGATCATCTGCTTCGCTCGCGATGGCTGGCGTAGCGACCTCGATCATCTTCGTCGGCCCGCACAGCACGCGCTGGCCCTCGTTCTCCGACAAGGCGAAGCTTGCGCTTCCCTTCGCCGCTGCCACGCTGCTCGCGGGCTGGCTGCTGACTCCGCTCGGCATCTCGAAGAACCGCGCAACGCCGACGTGGTGCCTCTACAGCGTCGGCTGCTTCGTGCTGATCTTCACCTTGCTCTACTGGATCTGCGACGTAAAGCGCCGCACACGCTGGGCCGCCTTTACGCACGCGCCGGGAGCCAACACGCTGCTCACCTACCTGTTGCCCGATCTCTGGTACTTCGTCGTCGGAGCACTGGGCATCACCTGGTTTCAGAACCACTTTGCCTGGGGGATCCCCGGCGTCATCCGCGCAACGATCTTTACGGCGGTCATGGTTGCAATTGCGGCGCTATTCACGCGCTGGAAGTTGCGGCTACAGCTCTAG
- a CDS encoding glycoside hydrolase family 18 protein: protein MSFIAGKFTLPLLRGAARMAFAAAVFGASSLHASAAEKKEIIGYVFPQDRVLAPAEVAGGKLTRINYAFANIKGGEIVPGFSHDEENFAILNALKRNNPSLKVLVSVGGWTWSGGFSDAALTRQSRARFIESAVRFVERYKLDGLDIDWEYPGQVGNGNVFRPEDKHNFTLLLAELRQRFDREQSRLHRTLLTSIATGASAKFLDNTEMDKVQRYVDTINLMTYDFYVGGPATGHDAPLFHNAADPKRGSADGAVKLYIQAGVSPRKIVLGVPFYGRSWGEVPDVNHGLFQPGKAAKGVHFSYPQLPDLLATGFSRYWDAEAGVPYLYNPQTKVFVTYEDPQSLAGKCQYVTEQKLGGIMFWEYFNDTTGILLDAVHAGLTSKATYGGAD, encoded by the coding sequence ATGAGCTTTATTGCAGGAAAATTCACTCTGCCGCTGTTGCGCGGTGCAGCCCGTATGGCGTTTGCCGCCGCGGTCTTCGGCGCGTCCAGTCTCCATGCCTCCGCTGCTGAGAAAAAAGAGATCATCGGCTACGTCTTTCCACAGGATCGCGTGCTGGCGCCGGCTGAAGTCGCGGGCGGCAAACTGACGCGCATCAACTACGCCTTCGCCAACATCAAGGGCGGGGAGATCGTCCCTGGCTTCTCCCATGACGAAGAAAACTTCGCCATCCTGAACGCACTAAAGCGCAACAACCCATCACTGAAGGTTCTCGTCTCGGTCGGCGGATGGACATGGTCGGGCGGCTTCTCCGACGCCGCGCTCACCCGCCAGTCGCGCGCACGCTTCATCGAGAGCGCGGTGCGCTTCGTCGAGCGCTACAAGCTCGACGGCCTCGACATCGACTGGGAGTACCCCGGACAGGTAGGCAACGGCAACGTCTTTCGCCCTGAAGACAAGCACAACTTCACGCTGCTGCTGGCCGAACTGCGCCAGCGCTTCGACCGGGAGCAGTCGCGCCTGCACAGAACACTGCTGACCTCCATCGCGACCGGAGCGTCCGCAAAGTTTCTAGACAACACCGAGATGGACAAGGTGCAACGCTACGTGGACACCATCAACCTGATGACCTACGACTTCTACGTCGGCGGCCCGGCCACGGGACACGACGCTCCGCTGTTTCACAACGCGGCAGACCCGAAGCGCGGCTCGGCCGATGGAGCGGTTAAACTGTATATTCAGGCCGGGGTCTCCCCACGTAAGATCGTCCTCGGCGTTCCCTTCTACGGAAGAAGCTGGGGCGAGGTCCCGGACGTGAACCATGGTCTGTTCCAGCCAGGCAAAGCGGCCAAGGGTGTCCACTTCTCGTACCCGCAGCTTCCGGATCTTCTGGCGACGGGCTTCTCCCGTTATTGGGATGCAGAGGCAGGAGTGCCGTATCTCTACAACCCGCAGACAAAGGTGTTCGTCACCTACGAGGACCCCCAGTCGCTTGCCGGTAAATGCCAGTACGTAACCGAGCAGAAGCTGGGCGGCATCATGTTCTGGGAGTACTTCAACGACACGACCGGCATCCTGCTCGACGCCGTCCATGCCGGGCTCACTTCCAAAGCCACATACGGAGGCGCGGACTAA